The following is a genomic window from Candidatus Cloacimonadota bacterium.
GCTGTAGAGAAAGGTGCGGCCCAGGGAAATGGCGGTTTGGGATCTCAACAGCAGGTTCCAGCGCCAACTGCGGATGAAATAGGCGCTCAGGTAGGCGATGGCGGCGAAGGCCACCAAATCTGGTTTTACCCGTCGGATGCTGTCCAGCACAGCGTTTGTGTCGATGCTGCGCAGCCAGAGCCAGATCAGCGCCAGTCCCAGAAGAAAGCCAGTGATGAGGAAAGCAATGCGCTTGCGGGACATCAGGATCGGTTTAGCGCTCAAAGACCATCCTGAAATGGTGGGCCCAAACCCGCTTCAGGGCTTCCGGCGCGGCATTTTCCAGCCACTGGTAGCTCCGCATCCGATCGGCAAAACCGGGATCGTCGCCAGAATAATAACTGAGGATGCTCAGGGTCTCGCCCTCCTCTTCCTTTGGCTGGGACAGCTTTTTAGGCAGCAGTCTCCCCGGCAGCCATTTGGCCAGAAGTTCCTCCTTGGTCATGCCGATATCCGGCCAGGGCGGGCAGTCGAAACAGCCGGACTCGGCCAGTTTCCAGCCCAGGTTTTTGAGCAGGCGGATTATCGACGGCGGGTCGATGTTGCCAAGGCGGAGGTCAGGATACTTTTCAGCGCTGTAGTCCTTCAACTGCATCTTGTAGCCCAGGCCGGAGCGGTTTGGCACGCTGATGAAGATGGCTTTCGCGGTCACGCGGGAAAGTTCACTCAAAAAGGCTCTCAGGTCCGGCACGAACCAGAGCGCGGAAAAGGAAAAACTGAGGTCGAAAGCCCGGTCGGGATAATCCAGGCGGCGGAAATCCGGATTGTGGCGGGCCGTGAAAGAGCGGTCCATCGTGTGCCAGAGATTGCGTATCAGTTCAAGGCGGCGGGGATTGTCATCCTCCAGGGTCACTTCCAGGCCGGAATCGGCTAGGGCGAAGAGGTTGATCCCGCTGATACCGGTGAAGCCGAAGGATGGGCTTTCCAGCACATTCCGGGCTTCATACTTGTTGGCGGTGGCCAGCAGCAGTTCGTTCAGCACGATGCGTTCGTAGGAAGAGCCCAAACCCTCATGGGGGTTGTCAAAGAATTTTTCCCAGTCGTTGATGATCGGAATGGCCATTATTTCTTCAGATAGTCTTCAATGGTGATCCGGATATCCGGAATGGTGAAAGTGGGGGGGAGGCCCATCAGTTCGTAGGTATTGGCCACGTGATAGAACCAGGAGCGGGATATCAGTTGAAAGCGGCTGACCCAAAGCTCGTTGTTGACGAGTTTCGCCGCCTGTTCACCCAAGCGGAAGAAAATCCGGTCCAGCTTTAGGATGGAGGGGTAGTTATCGCCTTTCAACTCCCGGGAAATGAAGTTCACCAGTTGCTGCAGCTCCACCGGCTCGCGGTCGGCTACATTCAGTGCCAGACCCGGTTTGTAGTCGTTCAGCAGCAGCCAGGTGAAGGCGCGGGAAATGGTGTCCACGTGGCAGAGATGCAGCCAGACGCGTTTATTGATGAGGGGAAAGCGGTTCTTGTGCACCATCTTCACCAACTGGTATGGGAAGCCGCGGTCGCGGGTGCCGTAGGTCACGGAAGGGCGCAAAATGGCGGCTTTCAGGCCTCGCACGACCATCCGCTGGATCATTTTCTCGCTTTCGATCTTGGTGTAGTGGTAATAATTATCCGGGTTACGTTCTGTCTGGTTGTTCGCCGGCAATTCCTCCGGGATGGCGCCGAAGACTCCAACCGAGGAACAGAATATGAATTTGGCGTTGTGCAGAAGGCAGTGTTCCGCCAGGGACTGGGTAGAGGTGAAGTTGGCCCGCAGAAATTCCTGGTGGCTGAATTTTCGGCCGCCCCGCAGCGCACCTATGTGCAGCACGGCGTCGAAAGCGTTGTCTTTCAGCCAGGCTGCGAGTTTGTCTGTGTCCGCCAGATCCATTTTCACGATTTCCAGTTCGGTGCGGAAGGCGGAATAACGCTCTGGCTGAGTTTCAGGGCGAATAAGCGCGGTGACGTGGTAATCCGTTTTGGCGGCCAGAACATTGTTCAGCACCGCTCGCCCGATGAGTCCGGTAACGCCTGTGATCAGCAATCTGGGCATTTATCCAAAAATCCTTTGGAACCAGCTTCTCTTCTTGCGGTGGCGCCGTTCGTGGCTGGGACGCAGATAAACGTATTTGAAAGGAACGGTTTCGTCGGCAATGATTTTGGCGGGAAAATCTATGGAGAGCAATTCAGCAACGGTGGGGTCCAGCTCCGTCCTAAGCAATTCCAAGGCTTGGAAATACGATCCGTAGGGCGTTTTGGCGTGGTCGTCAGAAGCCAGGAAGTGGGCCCAGCCGTTGCGCAGCAGCAGCCAGGCGGTCTGGCGAACCTTTTCACCGTAGTTTCCCAAAAGGCTGCCGGCGTTCACCTGCATGTAAATGTCACGCCGGATGAGGTCCTTGGCGTCATGGACGTTTCTCATGATGCTCACATAGCGTTCTGCGTGGGCCAGGATGGGCTTGTAGCCTTTGCGGAGCAGGGGGTAGAGGTATTCGTAAAAATCACTGGGCAGGCCGTTGAGGTCGGATTCAACCAGGATGTAGCGTGAGTTTCCCATTCTGAGGTCGTGTTTCTCAATGTCTTTCAGGCTGAAAGGATGCAGGAAGATTTCAAAGCCCGGATGCAGCCTGATCCCCAAGCCTTCGCCAGACGCCAGTTCACGCAGCCTGGCAAGTTTGGCGTCGTAATCCGCACGCGGATACTGGTAAAAGCCCGGCATGAAGTGTGAGGTCATAAAAACGTCTGTGACGCCACCCTCAGCCATCAGTTTCAGCTGGGCAAGCGATTTTTCCTCAGAATCAGAGCCGTCATCGGTCTGAGGCAACAGATGGCAATGAATGTCGATCATCTCTCAGGGTAGATTCTCCTTTATCATTTGCACAAACTCCACCAGAACATCCGTATGTTCGAAAGGGCTTATCATCCGCAAACTTTCGTCCAGCATTTTCTCCACCGCCAGGCGGGCTTTGTCGAAACCCAGGAAGCCGGTGTAGGTTCTTTTTGAGGCGGGGACGTAATCTTCGTCGAAATCTATGTCCTCGCTGCCGTGTTTATAATCTTTGTTTATATCTTCTATCATCTGATAGGCAAGGCCAAGGTTCAGGGCATAGCCGCTCATGATCTGGCGCGTGTTTTCCTCCGCCCCGGCCAGAACGCAGGCCATGTCCGCCCCCGCCTGGAGCAGCGAACCCACTTTTTTGGAATCTATGTAGCGCAGTGTGTTCAGCTTCATCACCCGGTGTTTGCTTTCCAAAGCCACCGCCTGGCCGCCAATCAAGCCGTATGTCCTTGTGCTGATGGAAAGTATGCGTATGCAGGCCAAAGCCTTGGAGGGAGGGGTGATATCGCTCAAAATCTCAAAGGCGAGAGCGTAAAGCGCATCACCGGCAAGGATTCCCACTGTGTTGTCATATTTCATGTGCAGCGCCGGGGCAGCTCGCCGCTCCGTCCTGTTCATCAAAAAGGGAAGGTCATCGTGCGTCAAGGCCGCGTTGTGGGCAATTTCCAGCGCTGTGGCGGCCTTCAGGGCCTCTGCCATGCTTTTGCCCTTCATTCCGGTGAGCATATCGTACATTGCAAGCAGCAAAAGCGGACGCCAGCGTTTTCCGCCGGGGAAGATAGCGTAGCGCGTGGCTTTCTTGAGTTCCTTGGCCGGTGCTGTCTGAGGACTAATGTATTGTTTCAGACTGGCTTCGATCATATCCAAACGGGTCTCAAAATACTTCTGTAACAGCAAGTTATACTCCCTGATGGCTGTTTCTCTCATTTTCACGCCATTTTACTTTTCCTTACTCTGAAACGGCCAATATTGTCAAGAACTTTTATTGGAAAACGGCATCAAAGCTCCCAATTTCAGAAATACCCCACTCGATTTTTGGAGCTGAAAAACGACTGGTCTTGGACCTGACTGCGAACATCAGACACCAGCCAGGAAAGCTCTTTCGCGCGTAATATTCAAGACGGCATTTCGTTTCTTATCATGGTGATAGCTTGCACAAAAGAAATAATCAGTTTTAAGAGACTACCATATCTATCTACTATACAGTTTAATACCCTCTTCTTACAGCGCCCGTGACCCGTAGAGGATCATAGCGTTGTTTGCTGGCCGTTAAGGCCCTCCTCTATGCCCCAGACGCGCCTCCCGCTAAATCCTCGCACCAAATGCGGGCATCGTGCGGGAGGCATGAAAGAGGGATGGAAGCGAGGGCTCAGGGCCTGACATGCAGGACATGGCGGTGGGTGAGCATTTATGGCTGTATTTTGATTAGAGCGGATGCTGGCACTCAACAGCAAAACAACCTGGAGGGCTTTACCTATCCGGTTTGACAGAGAGCCGTCAATAAATGGGGAAAAGGAAGGATTTGGACTGGGAAACCATGATTTCCCTTGACCTCCACAGGCAGGGAAAATACCGGGTCAGGCAAGGAAAACATGATACGAACCGGGAAAATAATCGACATCGACTGCCAGTGCGGCTTCAGGCTTTTCCGCTATTTCAAGGCGGGAAAGGGGCGGCTTATCAAATGCCTCATCAGCAGGCTGAGTGAGGACCGGGTTGGCCTAACGGGGGCGGCGACCTTCTCGAGGCCCATCTGTCCCGCTTGCGGCCGGGAACTGGGCATCGTGATGATGATCCATGGAGAACCGGCTCTGAAACTTAACCAGGGCACAATCAAAAGCGTGAGGATCTGATCCGGATTTGGGATCAGAAACGCTGTCAGAGGCTTTGTTTTAGAATGGGATCAGAGGGGCAGGGAGACTCTTGTTCCTGTTTTGGCTGACTGGTAGATGGCCTGGATGATTTCCACGGATTTCCGACCGTCCCTTCCGTCGGTGAAGGGTTTTCCCTTGTTCAGAAGGACGTCCACCACGTTGCGGTAATAGGGGTTGTGGCCGAATCCGTAAACGTTTGGGGGCTGATAGTTGGCATCCAGGGCGATGCGGTCATCGTCGTCGTAGTCTTCAAATTCCCACTTTTCTATCTTGTTGACGGCCACCCCGCCCACTTTCACGGTGCCCTTTTCGCCGATGATGGTGATTGAGCCTTCGAAATTCTTTGGATAGGTGAGCATGGTTACATTTAGGGTGGCGATGATCCCGGAGCGGAAATGGAGGATGGCGCAGCCGGTGTCCTCAGCTTCGATCCGGCGGGCCATGGTGGAGGTATAGGCCATCACGCTGTCCACATTCCCCAGCAGCCAGTATATGGCATCCACGTAATGGCTGGCCTGGTTCATGAAGGCGCCGCCGTCGAATTCCCAGGTCCCGCGCCATTTGGCAGCGTCGTAATACTCTTGGGGGCGTTGCCAGAAGACGTTGGACTGGGCCAGGAAGATGCGCCCGAAGCGGTTTTTGTCCACAGCCTGTTTGAGCAGCTGCATGGTGCTGTTGAGGCGGTTTTGCTTCACCACGAAGAGCTTGACTTGGTTGGCGTCGCAGGCCTTGATCAGCCTGCTGGCGCCGTCGATGTTGATGGCCATGGGCTTTTCTGTGATCACGTTGACTTTGTGTTTGGCCACGTCGATGCCTATCTGGGGATGGAGTCCACTGGGTGTGCAGATGCTTACTGCGTCGAGCTTTTCCTTGTCCAGCATTTCCAGATGGTCTGTGTACCAGTTCGTTATGCCATAGGTCTCGGCGGCGAGGCGGGCTTTTTCTTCGACAACATCCGCGCAGGCGACAAACTCGGCTTCGGGAATTTGGGAAACTGCTTCAAAATGGTTTTTGGAGATGCGGCCGCAACCGATCAATCCTAATTTTATCTTTTTCAATTCTTGTCTCCTTGAGAGTGATTCTTGAGATACCAAGCGCACATTTCGGCGATGCTGGAAGCGATGCTCGTGGTCTGAACATATCCAGCCGAGCGTATCTTGGCGGCTTGGAAATTGGTCTCGGTGGCGAATTTCTTCATGCGGTCACTGTTGATGGGAAAATCGATCCCCAGCAGTTTGGCAGGGAGGTCAAAGATTCTGCCAATACCCACGGCCATTTGGATGGGAATATTCACCCGGGGCATCCGGAAGCCTGGCTGCGAGGCGATTAAACGCATCAATTCATGCAGGGTTAAGTAAGGCTCGTCAACGCAGTTGAAGTGCTGAAAGCCTGGCTGGAGCAAGCCCAGGGCGAATATGACCATGCCGGTGACGCTATCCAGGGATACCACGCTTTTAACGTGGTCGCCTTTGCCCACCATCACCCAGGGTCGGCGGTGCATGGTATCCAGAAGTTTGTACATGTTGGCGTAGTTGTGGGGGCCGAAGATCACGGTGGGACGCAGCACAATGAGTTCCCGGAGCGGATCTTTCTTTATCCAGTCAACGCAGAGCAGTTCGCCTGCCAGTTTGGATTCGCCGTAGGGATGGTCCGGCGCGTAAGGCGCATCCTCATCAGCGGCCCCTACGGGATGTCCGAAAACGGAAACCGTGCTCAGGTAGATGAGGCGCCTTATCCCTTTCTGGGAGGCGAATTCGAGCAGGGTCTTGGTCCCGTATTTGTTGTGGGAAAAGTATTCCCCGCGCTTGATGCCGAAATCGTGTTTGGCAGCGGCGCAGTGAATGATAAGATCGATCTCGGCGTTGTTTTCCAGCTCGAAAGCTCCGGAGGCGGATTTGAGGTCGGGCAGGGAGCGGATATCACCCAGGATCGTCTTGGGATGAGGGTTGGCGTCGCAGTGGGCGCTGAGGTCTATCCCCTGAACCTGATGGCCCAGGCGGTCGAGTTCCCACATCAGTCGGGAGCCTACAAAGCCGTTGCTGCCTGTTATTAGTATATTCATTTATGTAGGGCGTCTCCTAACGCACCGGGTTCCAAATGGCGGTCTTCTTTCTCTGCAGATAGCGGACGAAGGCTACCAGCGACGACCAGATCATCCCCACCAGATATGCCGGCAGGGAAAAGAATGGCGGGCGCTTGCCACGAGCTTGAAGGATCAAGCCAAGCACGCCCAATCCGTAAATCAGGCACTGGAGCAAAAATATCACCCGGTAGAAGCGAATTTGTAACAGGAAAGCGGAGGCAAGGAATCCTGTCAACACAAAAACGAAAAAGAGCCAGCGCAGCAGCTTGTGGGAAACGAGCTGGAAGCTGGTGGCGGGATAGCGGAAGGGGTTGAGTAGCGCTAGGTTGCGTTCCAGCACAAACCATTGAGGGGTGATGATGCGGATCTTACGGGCGATTTCCTGTCTGGCGGATTCAGTTTCTTCCTCAAAAACGTTGGCATGGGGCTCGTAAGCCGCCAGAAAGCCGTTTTTAAGTACGGTTAGTACGCGCTCGAAATCGTCCACCGACTGGGGATCAACCCTCTGAAAGAGGTCGCGACGGATGAGAAAGATGGAACCGTTGGCACCGATGATGGAATGAAAATCGCTGTCCAGCTTCTTGAGCCAGGATTCGTAGCGCCAGTAGAGGCCTTCACCGGATTTTCCACCTTCTCCCGGGGTGAGCCTCAGTTCACCTGAAACCAAAGCCAGTCTGGAATCAGAGCGCATTCTGGCAACCAAGAGCTTCAGGGCATCAGGCGCGAAAATGGAGTTGGCATCAGTAGAAAACACGTAATCGCAATCCAGCCGCGGCAGTACCAGGTTGTGGGCTGATTGCTTGCCTTGACGCGGTTTTTGGATCACCAGTTCCACCCGCTGGTCCTGATAGCGGCTTACGATTTCATTAGTCGCGTCCTCTGAATCGTCCGAAATGACGATCATATTCAGGCGGTCATGGGGGTAATCGAGTTCCAGGAAAGAAGTAATCTTGGCCTCGATCACATCCTCCTCGTTACGGGCGGGACAGAGTATGGTCACACGGGGAAATTCAGCTGTTTCCGCAGGGGTGGGATTGTATCTTTTCCTGAAACGGGTCAAGATGGCGATAATGAGGGGATATCCCGCCAGATGGTAAGCCAAGGCGGCTACGGAGAACCAGAAGAGGGTTTGGGTGAAGATCATGTTTGTTAACTCACTTCCTGTCGCTGGTCCAGCTGGTTGATGAAAGTGTCGGAATCCAAGGCGACAAACGCAAAGTCAGGAGAAGGCCCATTCTGTCAAGCTATTTGTCTGTTAGGCAAAGAAACATTTGACAGGGGCGGGCTGCGGATAATTATGTGTCCCATGTCGAGTCTTAACTTCGTGAAAAACGCTTCAGAGGATACGGGGATATAATTATATGCCCGGAATCAACCTGAAGAAAAACATCCTGCTTGGCGGCAGCTCCAGATTGCTGATCATGGGGTTGTCTTTCCTTTGCAGTTGGATTTCCGCACGTTTTTTGGGGGTGGAGCTCAAAGGCCAGTACAGTTATCTGGTAACCTTGGGAGGTTTCATCTGGATGGTGCTGGATTTGGGATTGTACCGCAGCTATCCCTATCTGATCCGCAAAAACCCAGACAAGCTGAACAGCCTGCTGGGCTGGACGATCCTTTCCTTTGTGCTGGAAACCTTGCTGTTGGCGGCCTTGGGACTTGGTTTGCTGCGGTTCTGGAACTCAATTCTGGGCTTTGTCTTTGATCCTCTATCCATGCTGCTTTTCATAGGCTTCATCACCCTCACCAAGCTATTCATGCACCTCCAGAGTCTCTATATGGGCATGGACCGAATCGGGCTGCACTCTCTGGGTCACATCCTCAATTCCTTAACCTGCTTGCTCCTCTTTGCCCTTGGTTATTTTATGTTCCAGGGGGAAAGGCGGCTGGTCTTCATCTTGGGCTCGATGTTGCTGGGTTTGACGGTAGCCAGTCTCTTTTTCTTGCTGGCCAAAAGATGGGGTAATCCGTGGCGGAACTGGCAGCCGCGTTTTGTATTGAATTCCTATAAATTCGGGATCCGGGTGTTCATTTCCAGCCTGCTGATCATGCTGTTGATTCGAGCGGACATTGTGCTCATAAAGCATTTCCTCGGTTTTAGCGAGGTGGGAATCTACTCGATTGGAGCGCATATCGTTGACACGCTGCAAACAGCATCCAACGTTGTTGGCGGTTTTCTCTTCGTGAAACTTTCAGATACCGCGGACGACCGCGCCAAGTGGCTCCTGATGAAGAAGATGCTGATGCTGTTCTTCGTTTTTCTCAGCTTCACCAATCTCGGTTTTGCCCTGCTGGGAAAATGGGTGCTCCAAACCTTTTACGGAGCGGATTTCGTGCCTGCCTATGGGGTTTATCTATGGCTGATACCGGCAAGTTACGGGCTCAGTTTCGGCTCGCTTTTCAACAACTATCTGAACAGCAAGGGATTCCCCGTCGCCACCATCTTCATTGCCGGACTCGTCCTGGTAATGAACATTGGGCTGAACATACTGCTGATCCCGCTTTTGGGAATTATAGGGGCTGCCATCGCCACCGATATCGCCTATCTGCTCTGGTTCCTGCTGATCATCGCTTATGAACAGCGAAGCAGCGGTGGCCAGATGCTCTCCTGCCTGGCTCCAGCCAAGACCGATTGGAGAGATTTCAGCCTGGAGCTGCTCTCCACCTTACGTGTGAGGAACAGGAACAATCTGGGAAAGGAACAGTTCTGATGAGCAAATCGAGCCGAGAAATTCTGATCATCCATACTTGGGGCATTGGTGATTTAGTCCTGCTCACACCGGCGTTGAGAGTGGGTTAAAACTGTATACGGACTGCGGATCACTCTGCTCTTCCTTTCTCATCACGAGATCATTCCAGTGCTGAAGCAGACTTTATGGATAATATCTGCTAAGAGAGCTGGAAACATGCCCAGCCGGTCCTGACCCTGAGTGGCAATTTCTCGCAATTCCCTTGACTCGTGGGGCAGGCCGAAAATAATGGTGTGCAATTAGATCTAATATGCGAGATTATATGGAAATCAGCGAAAAAACTGTGATATCGAACTTCATCCGTACGATAATAGACAAGGATTTGGCCAGCGGCAAACACAGCAAAGTGGTGACCCGCTTTCCCCCAGAACCGAACGGTTACCTGCATATCGGGCACGCCAAATCGATCTGCCTCAATTTCGGCCTTGCCAGAGACTACGGTGGAGTCTGCCATCTGCGTTTCGACGACACCAACCCCATCAAGGAAGATGTGGAGTATGTGGATTCCATCATGGCGGATGTGCGTTGGCTGGGTTTTGATTGGCAGGACAATCTTTTTTACGCTTCAGACTATTTCGACCAGCTTTACGAATATGCTGAGATCCTTATCCAGAAAGGCCTGGCTTACGTTTGCGACCTCAGTCAGGAAGAAATCCGCGCCCACCGCGGCACCCTGACAGTTCCTGGTGATGACAGCCCATACCGCGAACGGAGCGTGGAAGAAAATCTGGACCTCTTTCGCCGCATGCGAGCCGGGGAGTTCGAGGAAGGGACAAAATCCCTGCGCGCCAAAATAGATATGGCATCGCCAAACCTGAACATGCGCGATCCCGTGATCTACCGCATCAAGAAAGCCGAGCACCATCGCACCGGAATAAAATGGGTGATATATCCCATGTACGATTATACCCACTGCATTTCAGACGCCATCGAAGGCATCACCCACTCCATCTGCACCCTCGAGTTCGAAGACCACAGGCCGCTCTACGACTGGTTTCTGGACCAACTGCCGGTGCCCTGCCACCCCCAACAGATTGAGTTCGCCAGGCTGAACCTGAGCTACACCGTGATGAGCAAACGCCGTCTGCTGGAACTGGTGGAAAGCGGAGCGGTGAGTGGCTGGGACGATCCGCGCATGCCAACCATAGCCGGGATGAGGCGCAGAGGCTTTTCGCCAGAAGCGATAAGGGAATTCGCCGACCGCATTGGTGTCTCAAAAGCCACTTCCATCGTGGATTTCGAGCTTCTCCAGTTCTGCGTGCGAGAAGACCTGAACAAACGCGCAAACCGGGTGATGGTGGTGCTGGAGCCGCTGAAGCTGACCATCGAGAACTATCCCGATGGCAAATTCGAAGAACTGGAAGCTGAGAACAACCCTGAAGATCCAGGCGCCGGGAAGCGTTTGGTGCCGTTCGGAAAACATCTCTACATCGAGCGTGGTGATTTTTGCGAAAACCCTGTCAAAGGCTGGTTCCGCCTTTCGCCGGGAGCTGAAGTGCGCCTCAAACATGCTTACTACGTCACCTGCCGGGAGGTGGTGAAAGACACGGAAGGCCGCGTTACCGAGATTATCTGCAGCCACGATCCAGAATCAAGAGGTGGCTGGACATCTGACGAACGCAAGGTGAAAGGCACCATCCACTGGGTGAGTGCCGCCCATGCCATTGATGCCGAAGTGCGGCTCTACGACCAGCTTTTCACCATTGCCGACTTCAATGCAATGGAAGAGGGCAAGGACTATCGCGATTACCTGAATCCCGCATCGCTGCAAGTGCTTACAGGCTGCAAGCTTGAACCCTCGCTGGCTAAAGCTGTTCAGGGCGAAAGGTTCCAGTTCTTGCGCCAGGGCTATTTCTGCGCGGATGACGATTACACTCAGGAAAAACCTGTCTTCAACCGCATCGTTACCCTCAAGGACAGTTGGGCAAAGCGGAGTAAAAAAAGATGAGGGGATGCTCCCGGGCGAGAGTACCATCTGCAGGCGGAACCATCCCCCAAAGGGATATCTGTACCTATAAAGACAACCCCAACCGGGAGGAAGAATGAAAAAACTTGCGATCGCGACCCTGATTGCCATTTTGGCTCTGGCTGTAATGCCAGCCTGGGCGGAAGAGGGCTGGAAAACCCTAAACAGCACCGAACACAGATTCAGCCTTGATTATCCTGACGATTGGGACCACGAGGTATCCATCGACGCGCTGCTGACACTCATGAAAACTGATGGAGGCCTGCCTCTGGTGATCACTGTTGCTGCCGAAAAGGATACATCCAATGCGGAAAACGGGATCATGCCCAAATATTTGGAAACTGAGATGGATGCCGTGGAAAGGGAGATCGCAGCCTTGGGGATGGGAGACGCGGTAACCCTCGAACGCGGTGAAAGCCAAGTGAACGGGCTTCCCGCCTATGTGCTGGACCTTAAACTTGATCTAATGGGAATGGCGCAAATACGCATGTACAATGTAATCGTGGATATGGGTTCCAGCTTGGTTTACCTCTCCTTTTCTGGCGAGAACGGCTCCTATATGAAAAACGCTGAAACTTTTACCAAGATCAAGAACAGCCTCAGGCCAATCGGTGAGGCCTCAGAACTCCAGCCAGCGCCTGAATCACGGGAAAGAGAATACTGATTTAATAGTGGACCCTCAACTGGGATTGGGGGTCGCCGGTTCATCGGGCTGTTCGGGTTTGAGACAGGACGGCTCTTCCATATCCGCTT
Proteins encoded in this region:
- a CDS encoding glutamine--tRNA ligase/YqeY domain fusion protein, with product MRDYMEISEKTVISNFIRTIIDKDLASGKHSKVVTRFPPEPNGYLHIGHAKSICLNFGLARDYGGVCHLRFDDTNPIKEDVEYVDSIMADVRWLGFDWQDNLFYASDYFDQLYEYAEILIQKGLAYVCDLSQEEIRAHRGTLTVPGDDSPYRERSVEENLDLFRRMRAGEFEEGTKSLRAKIDMASPNLNMRDPVIYRIKKAEHHRTGIKWVIYPMYDYTHCISDAIEGITHSICTLEFEDHRPLYDWFLDQLPVPCHPQQIEFARLNLSYTVMSKRRLLELVESGAVSGWDDPRMPTIAGMRRRGFSPEAIREFADRIGVSKATSIVDFELLQFCVREDLNKRANRVMVVLEPLKLTIENYPDGKFEELEAENNPEDPGAGKRLVPFGKHLYIERGDFCENPVKGWFRLSPGAEVRLKHAYYVTCREVVKDTEGRVTEIICSHDPESRGGWTSDERKVKGTIHWVSAAHAIDAEVRLYDQLFTIADFNAMEEGKDYRDYLNPASLQVLTGCKLEPSLAKAVQGERFQFLRQGYFCADDDYTQEKPVFNRIVTLKDSWAKRSKKR